The Primulina eburnea isolate SZY01 chromosome 8, ASM2296580v1, whole genome shotgun sequence genome contains a region encoding:
- the LOC140838176 gene encoding uncharacterized protein isoform X2 yields MAFLNRVGNLLKQTVSKHGNFELAASNSSLFQAIRSMSSSSKLYVGGLSYNTDEMALKDAFAKYGDVVEARVVLDRDTGRSKGFGFVTYATNEAASSAIQAYDGQDLHGRRIRVNYAIERPRGGGFGGGYGSGGGYNYAGQDGGNYGGRGYEGGGYGGYGGGGYGGGNQFPSGGGGNYNGGDSVQGGGYAGSGGGGFGGGNQRSGGGDAVQGGGYGGSGGGGFGGGNQYSGGGGNYGGVGSRSPDNPIGFSSLLDEETKRSSPISESQEPHDTEINEDFGPDESNGDDEDDKYEPNDYANTRR; encoded by the exons ATGGCTTTTCTCAACAGAGTTGGCAACTTGCTAAAACAAACCGTGAGCAAGCATGGTAATTTTGAATTAGCTGCCTCGAACTCTTCACTTTTCCAGGCAATAAGAAGCATGTCTTCATCCTCAAAGCTCTATGTTGGAG GTCTTTCTTATAATACCGACGAGATGGCTTTAAAGGATGCTTTTGCGAAGTATGGAGATGTGGTTGAAG CCAGGGTTGTTTTGGATCGTGACACTGGTAGGTCAAAAGGATTTGGCTTTGTTACTTATGCAACTAATGAAGCTGCATCCAGTGCCATCCAGGCATACGATGGCCAG GATCTTCATGGCCGAAGGATAAGGGTGAACTATGCAATTGAAAGACCTCGGGGTGGGGGTTTTGGAGGTGGATATGGTTCTGGTGGTGGTTACAATTATGCTGGTCAGGATGGTGGAAACTATGGTGGTAGAGGATACGAAGGTGGTGGGTATGGAGGTTATGGCGGGGGTGGATATGGCGGTGGAAACCAATTTCCCAGTGGAGGCGGTGGAAACTACAATGGTGGCGATTCTGTACAAGGTGGTGGGTATGCGGGTTCTGGTGGAGGTGGATTTGGCGGAGGAAACCAGCGTTCCGGTGGTGGTGATGCTGTACAAGGTGGTGGGTATGGAGGTTCTGGTGGTGGTGGTTTTGGCGGTGGAAACCAGTATTCTGGTGGAGGTGGTAACTACGGAGGCGTTGGCAGTAGATCTCCTGATAACCCAATTGGATTTTCTTCCCTTTTGGATGAGGAGACAAAGCGGTCGTCCCCGATCAGTGAAAGTCAGGAGCCACACGACACTGAAATTAACGAAGATTTTGGACCGGATGAGTCAAATGGAGACGATGAGGATGACAAATATGAGCCAAATGATTATGCCAATACGAGGAGATGA
- the LOC140838176 gene encoding uncharacterized protein isoform X1, with translation MFKLLHFVGVKMAFLNRVGNLLKQTVSKHGNFELAASNSSLFQAIRSMSSSSKLYVGGLSYNTDEMALKDAFAKYGDVVEARVVLDRDTGRSKGFGFVTYATNEAASSAIQAYDGQDLHGRRIRVNYAIERPRGGGFGGGYGSGGGYNYAGQDGGNYGGRGYEGGGYGGYGGGGYGGGNQFPSGGGGNYNGGDSVQGGGYAGSGGGGFGGGNQRSGGGDAVQGGGYGGSGGGGFGGGNQYSGGGGNYGGVGSRSPDNPIGFSSLLDEETKRSSPISESQEPHDTEINEDFGPDESNGDDEDDKYEPNDYANTRR, from the exons ATGTTTAAGTTACTTCATTTCGTTG GTGTGAAAATGGCTTTTCTCAACAGAGTTGGCAACTTGCTAAAACAAACCGTGAGCAAGCATGGTAATTTTGAATTAGCTGCCTCGAACTCTTCACTTTTCCAGGCAATAAGAAGCATGTCTTCATCCTCAAAGCTCTATGTTGGAG GTCTTTCTTATAATACCGACGAGATGGCTTTAAAGGATGCTTTTGCGAAGTATGGAGATGTGGTTGAAG CCAGGGTTGTTTTGGATCGTGACACTGGTAGGTCAAAAGGATTTGGCTTTGTTACTTATGCAACTAATGAAGCTGCATCCAGTGCCATCCAGGCATACGATGGCCAG GATCTTCATGGCCGAAGGATAAGGGTGAACTATGCAATTGAAAGACCTCGGGGTGGGGGTTTTGGAGGTGGATATGGTTCTGGTGGTGGTTACAATTATGCTGGTCAGGATGGTGGAAACTATGGTGGTAGAGGATACGAAGGTGGTGGGTATGGAGGTTATGGCGGGGGTGGATATGGCGGTGGAAACCAATTTCCCAGTGGAGGCGGTGGAAACTACAATGGTGGCGATTCTGTACAAGGTGGTGGGTATGCGGGTTCTGGTGGAGGTGGATTTGGCGGAGGAAACCAGCGTTCCGGTGGTGGTGATGCTGTACAAGGTGGTGGGTATGGAGGTTCTGGTGGTGGTGGTTTTGGCGGTGGAAACCAGTATTCTGGTGGAGGTGGTAACTACGGAGGCGTTGGCAGTAGATCTCCTGATAACCCAATTGGATTTTCTTCCCTTTTGGATGAGGAGACAAAGCGGTCGTCCCCGATCAGTGAAAGTCAGGAGCCACACGACACTGAAATTAACGAAGATTTTGGACCGGATGAGTCAAATGGAGACGATGAGGATGACAAATATGAGCCAAATGATTATGCCAATACGAGGAGATGA
- the LOC140838176 gene encoding uncharacterized protein isoform X3, with protein sequence MFKLLHFVGVKMAFLNRVGNLLKQTVSKHGNFELAASNSSLFQAIRSMSSSSKLYVGGLSYNTDEMALKDAFAKYGDVVEARVVLDRDTGRSKGFGFVTYATNEAASSAIQAYDGQDLHGRRIRVNYAIERPRGGGFGGGYGSGGGYNYAGQDGGNYGGRGYEGGGYGGYGGGGYGGGNQFPSGGGGNYNGGDSVQGGGYAGSGGGGFGGGNQRSGGGDAVQGGGNYGGVGSRSPDNPIGFSSLLDEETKRSSPISESQEPHDTEINEDFGPDESNGDDEDDKYEPNDYANTRR encoded by the exons ATGTTTAAGTTACTTCATTTCGTTG GTGTGAAAATGGCTTTTCTCAACAGAGTTGGCAACTTGCTAAAACAAACCGTGAGCAAGCATGGTAATTTTGAATTAGCTGCCTCGAACTCTTCACTTTTCCAGGCAATAAGAAGCATGTCTTCATCCTCAAAGCTCTATGTTGGAG GTCTTTCTTATAATACCGACGAGATGGCTTTAAAGGATGCTTTTGCGAAGTATGGAGATGTGGTTGAAG CCAGGGTTGTTTTGGATCGTGACACTGGTAGGTCAAAAGGATTTGGCTTTGTTACTTATGCAACTAATGAAGCTGCATCCAGTGCCATCCAGGCATACGATGGCCAG GATCTTCATGGCCGAAGGATAAGGGTGAACTATGCAATTGAAAGACCTCGGGGTGGGGGTTTTGGAGGTGGATATGGTTCTGGTGGTGGTTACAATTATGCTGGTCAGGATGGTGGAAACTATGGTGGTAGAGGATACGAAGGTGGTGGGTATGGAGGTTATGGCGGGGGTGGATATGGCGGTGGAAACCAATTTCCCAGTGGAGGCGGTGGAAACTACAATGGTGGCGATTCTGTACAAGGTGGTGGGTATGCGGGTTCTGGTGGAGGTGGATTTGGCGGAGGAAACCAGCGTTCCGGTGGTGGTGATGCTGTACAAGGTG GTGGTAACTACGGAGGCGTTGGCAGTAGATCTCCTGATAACCCAATTGGATTTTCTTCCCTTTTGGATGAGGAGACAAAGCGGTCGTCCCCGATCAGTGAAAGTCAGGAGCCACACGACACTGAAATTAACGAAGATTTTGGACCGGATGAGTCAAATGGAGACGATGAGGATGACAAATATGAGCCAAATGATTATGCCAATACGAGGAGATGA
- the LOC140838177 gene encoding LRR receptor-like serine/threonine-protein kinase RPK2, which translates to MGLLTSPVKWCNIHKPLNFFGFFCILFLVRNNGVSGSDSDKSALLAFKDSVSDPNGALNGWSLETRDHCSWAGISCDSSYRVVALNLTGGGNSFSCARISQFPLYGFGIRRLCLGRDSKVKILGKLPVVVAKLSELKILSLPFNELNGEIPVEIWGMEKLEVLDLEGNYISGSLPASFSGLMKLKVLNLGFNELFGELPSSLSNCAALQELNLAGNQINGSIPGFFGGFRLLRGLYLSYNLLSGSIPAEIGDGCGKLEHLDLSSNYLSESIPKSLGNCGMLKTLLLYSNVLEDAIPSEIGRLSQLEVLDVSRNNFGGAIPSEIGNCTNLEVLVLSNSWDPLPDVSRLDNRSKFGKLAFTADEFNFYDGSIPAGITSLSSLRMLWAPKANLGGDFPSSWGQCNNLEMLNLAQNFFSGGISERFSNCKKLNFLDLSSNRLSGEINDKIPVPCMMLFDISGNFMSGSIPKFNFGSCSPIQSNHEGSVEPYDPFSAYVSYFGFRTQIEDFLPYPGHCGSFVILHNFGSNNFTGPVLSMPIASERLGNHSVYAFLAGRNKLTGTFPGTLFEKCDLVKGTIINVTDNGLSGQIPTDIATMCKSLILLDSSINKIAGSLPPSFGRLISLFVLNLSWNTLQGPIPTTLGEIKDLQYLSLSGNYLNGSIPTSLGQLYSLEVLDLSWNSLSGEIPKDLSNLTNLTVLLLNNNKLTGQLPPNLANVSSLSMFNVSFNNLSGPVPLNDSFIQCNCYLGNPLLHCPVSSLSSSFADQQGRTGNLQNDASLNPNENGGDGGLNSIEVASITSAAAIVSVLIALIVLLCYTRKWKPRSRVSGTSRKEVIVFTDIGVPLTFENVVLATGSFNASNCIGSGGFGATYKAEIAPGVLVAIKRLALGRFHGVQQFDAEIKTLGRLRHQNLVTLIGYHASETEMFLVYNYLPGGNLEKFIHERSVRDVDWRILHKIALDIARALAYLHDQCVPRVLHRDVKPSNILLDEEYDAYLSDFGLARLLGTSETHATTGVAGTFGYVAPEYAMTCRVSDKADVYSYGVVLLELISDKKALDPSFSSYGNGFNIVAWGSMLLSQGRAKEFFASGLWDAGPHDDLVEVLHLAVVCTADSLSNRPTMKQVMRRLKQLHPPSW; encoded by the coding sequence ATGGGTCTTTTAACGTCTCCTGTGAAATGGTGCAATATTCACAAACCGTTGAATTTCTTCGGTTTCTTCTGTATTTTGTTTTTGGTTCGAAACAACGGAGTTTCGGGCTCCGATTCGGATAAATCTGCACTCTTGGCCTTCAAGGATTCGGTTTCGGATCCTAACGGGGCTCTGAATGGATGGAGTTTGGAAACTCGAGATCATTGCTCGTGGGCCGGGATTTCTTGTGATTCGAGTTATCGGGTCGTAGCCTTGAATCTCACCGGTGGAGgtaattctttttcttgtgCTAGAATTTCTCAATTCCCACTGTACGGTTTTGGAATTAGGAGGCTTTGTTTAGGTCGCGATAGTAAAGTTAAAATCTTGGGTAAACTGCCTGTAGTCGTTGCTAAGCTGAGTGAGCTTAAGATTTTATCACTTCCTTTCAACGAACTCAATGGTGAAATTCCTGTGGAGATTTGGGGTATGGAAAAACTTGAGGTTCTTGACCTCGAAGGTAATTATATTTCAGGATCGTTGCCTGCTTCTTTTAGTGGGTTGATGAAATTGAAAGTGCTTAACTTGGGTTTCAATGAGCTTTTCGGGGAGTTACCCAGTTCCTTATCAAACTGTGCGGCTCTCCAAGAACTGAATTTAGCTGGTAATCAAATTAATGGATCGATTCCAGGATTTTTTGGGGGTTTTAGACTTTTGAGGGGCCTTTATTTGTCATATAATCTACTTAGTGGATCGATTCCTGCTGAGATTGGGGATGGTTGTGGGAAGCTTGAACATTTAGATCTTTCCAGTAATTATTTATCTGAATCTATTCCGAAAAGTCTTGGGAACTGTGGGATGTTGAAGACCCTTTTGCTGTACTCTAATGTGTTGGAGGACGCTATTCCGAGTGAAATTGGTCGACTGAGTCAACTTGAAGTGCTGGATGTGTCAAGAAACAATTTTGGTGGTGCTATACCGAGTGAGATTGGAAATTGCACAAATTTAGAAGTCCTCGTTTTGTCGAATTCATGGGATCCTCTTCCGGATGTTTCACGGTTAGACAATAGATCTAAATTTGGAAAATTGGCGTTTACAGCTGATGAATTCAATTTTTATGATGGTAGCATTCCTGCCGGAATCACAAGTCTCTCGAGCTTGAGGATGTTGTGGGCTCCTAAAGCGAATTTGGGAGGAGATTTTCCTTCAAGTTGGGGTCAATGCAATAATTTGGAGATGTTGAACTTGGCTCAGAACTTTTTCAGTGGGGGAATTTCCGAGAGGTTTAGCAATTGCAAGAAGCTGAACTTTCTTGATTTGAGCTCAAACAGACTTAGTGGGGAGATAAATGACAAAATTCCTGTTCCCTGTATGATGCTGTTTGATATCagtggaaattttatgtcaGGTTCAAttccaaaatttaattttggatCTTGTTCTCCTATTCAATCCAATCACGAGGGTTCTGTTGAGCCTTATGATCCTTTCTCTGCCTATGTATCATATTTTGGTTTTAGAACTCAAATTGAAGACTTTTTGCCGTATCCTGGACATTGTGGTAGTTTTGTAATATTGCATAATTTTGGTTCTAACAACTTTACTGGCCCTGTGCTGTCAATGCCTATCGCGTCAGAAAGGTTAGGTAATCACAGTGTTTATGCATTTCTTGCCGGGAGGAACAAGCTTACTGGAACATTTCCTGGAACTCTTTTTGAGAAGTGTGATCTAGTGAAAGGGACAATTATCAATGTCACTGACAATGGGTTATCTGGTCAAATTCCAACCGATATTGCCACTATGTGCAAGTCTTTGATCCTCCTGGATTCTTCTATTAACAAAATAGCTGGAAGCTTGCCTCCTAGCTTTGGCCGCTTAATTTCACTTTTTGTTCTAAATCTGAGCTGGAACACTCTCCAAGGACCGATTCCTACTACCCTTGGTGAGATTAAGGATCTCCAGTATCTTTCTTTGTCTGGAAATTACCTGAATGGTTCGATCCCCACAAGCTTGGGGCAGTTGTACTCTCTAGAAGTTCTTGATCTATCTTGGAACTCGTTATCTGGTGAAATTCCAAAAGATCTTTCAAATTTGACGAATTTAACTGTCCTTCTTTTGAACAATAATAAGCTAACTGGGCAGCTTCCCCCCAACTTGGCAAATGTCTCCTCTCTGTCGATGTTTAACGTGTCCTTTAATAATTTGTCTGGGCCCGTGCCTTTGAACGATAGTTTTATCCAGTGCAATTGCTATCTTGGGAATCCACTTCTCCATTGCCCCGTGTCCTCTTTATCTTCATCTTTTGCTGATCAACAGGGAAGAACTGGGAATCTGCAAAATGATGCTTCTTTGAATCCAAACGAAAATGGGGGCGATGGTGGGTTGAACTCAATCGAAGTTGCTTCTATAACATCCGCTGCAGCCATTGTCTCAGTTCTTATTGCGCTTATTGTCCTCCTATGCTATACTAGAAAGTGGAAACCAAGGTCCCGAGTTAGTGGAACTTCTAGAAAGGAAGTGATAGTCTTTACTGACATTGGGGTTCCTCTAACATTCGAGAATGTGGTGCTTGCCACTGGGAGTTTTAACGCCAGCAACTGTATCGGCAGTGGAGGTTTTGGAGCGACATACAAAGCAGAGATTGCGCCTGGTGTCTTAGTGGCTATTAAACGGCTTGCATTAGGTCGTTTCCATGGCGTTCAACAATTTGATGCAGAAATCAAAACCCTGGGAAGGCTTCGTCATCAAAACCTTGTGACTTTGATAGGATATCATGCCAGTGAGACTGAAATGTTTCTTGTGTATAACTACTTACCAGGTGGCAATCTTGAAAAATTTATACATGAACGATCAGTTAGAGATGTTGATTGGAGGATACTGCACAAGATCGCCTTGGACATTGCTCGGGCACTTGCCTATTTACATGACCAGTGTGTGCCACGAGTGCTTCATCGAGACGTGAAGCCTAGCAATATATTGTTGGATGAGGAATATGATGCCTATTTATCTGATTTTGGACTAGCACGGCTTCTTGGAACTTCAGAAACTCATGCAACAACTGGTGTGGCCGGGACATTTGGATATGTAGCTCCTGAATATGCAATGACGTGCCGTGTCTCTGACAAGGCTGACGTCTATAGCTATGGGGTTGTACTTCTTGAGTTGATCTCCGACAAAAAGGCACTGGATCCCTCGTTTTCATCATACGGAAATGGCTTCAACATCGTTGCTTGGGGAAGCATGCTCTTGAGTCAAGGGCGTGCCAAAGAGTTCTTTGCATCTGGATTGTGGGATGCAGGGCCGCACGACGATTTGGTTGAAGTGCTACACTTGGCCGTGGTGTGCACTGCTGACTCCCTCTCTAACAGGCCGACGATGAAGCAAGTGATGAGACGGCTTAAACAGCTTCATCCTCCATCTTGGTAG
- the LOC140838179 gene encoding nuclear transport factor 2-like → MAMQTVSPLPAPSAQVVGNAFVEQYYHILHQSPELVHRFYNDSSVLSRPDPNGLMTTVTTMKSINDTICSLDYNNYKAEIKTADAQDSYKDGVIVLVTGCLTGKDNLRRKFSQTFFLAPQDNGYYVKNDVFRYVEESEPNISEVTNGVGDSALHYVTQDPEPVQVVDSPTSNNTASHEEEIGTVEEKPIGQEVDENQISHDRDFVVEAKSDPDENHVSANAESDASAFEDDVPKKSYASIVSSQTKKGPTKVYVPANTARFIKPEKQTVIPAAESLDPEASAPSAPIDTPEGKDDQDEVDGHSIYIRNLPLNATVDQLEAEFKKFGTIKQDGVQVRSNKQQGFCFGFVEFQDFSSMQNAIKASPITIGDRQATVEIKRTTTRVGIGRGRFNSSRGGFRNDNFRGRGNFSGGRTYVRNDSFRGRGNFSSGRNGDGYQQGRGRGNRLLGLSQNTGST, encoded by the exons ATGGCCATGCAAACTGTGAGTCCTCTGCCTGCTCCCAGTGCTCAAGTGGTCGGAAATGCTTTTGTGGAGCAATATTACCATATTCTTCATCAGTCTCCTGAGTTAGTTCACCGATTTTACAATGATTCGAGTGTGTTGAGTCGCCCAGATCCTAATGGTCTTATGACGACTGTGACAACTATGAAA AGCATCAATGATACAATTTGTTCTTTGGACTACAACAACTACAAGGCAGAGATAAAGACTGCTGACGCCCAGGATTCGTACAAGGATGGAGTGATTGTCCTAGTTACTGGTTGCTTGACTGGAAAGGACAACCTGAGGAGGAAATTCTCGCAAACCTTTTTTCTTGCTCCTCAAGATAATGGGTATTACGTTAAAAATGATGTTTTCCGATACGTGGAGGAGAGTGAACCAAACATCAGTGAAGTGACAAACGGAGTAGGTGACTCAGCATTACATTATGTGACCCAAGATCCAG AACCTGTTCAAGTGGTTGATTCGCCCACCTCAAACAATACAGCTTCTCATGAAGAGGAAATTGGGACTGTGGAGGAGAAACCCATTGGCCAAGAGGTTGATGAAAATCAAATTAGTCATGACAGGGATTTTGTTGTTGAAGCTAAATCTGATCCTGATGAGAATCACGTATCTGCGAATGCAGAATCAGATGCTTCTGCATTTGAAGACGATGTTCCCAAAAAATCATATGCGTCAATTGTGAGCTCACAAACAAAGAAGGGTCCGACCAAAGTTTATGTCCCTGCTAACACTGCAAGATTTATAAAACCTGAGAAACAAACTGTTATTCCAGCTGCCGAGTCATTGGACCCTGAAGCATCTGCCCCTTCAGCACCTATTGATACCCCCGAAGGCAAAGATGACCAGGACGAag TGGATGGTCACTCCATATATATCCGCAATTTGCCTCTAAATGCAACAGTCGATCAGCTTGAAGCTGAATTCAAGAAATTCGGGACTATAAAGCAAGACGGAGTACAAGTCAGAAGCAATAAG CAACAAGGATTCTGTTTTGGCTTTGTTGAATTTCAAGATTTTAGCTCCATGCAAAATGCAATTAAG GCTTCTCCTATAACAATTGGAGATCGTCAAGCCACAGTGGAGATAAAGAGGACTACAACTCGAG TTGGCATTGGGAGGGGTCGTTTCAATTCTTCACGTGGAGGGTTTCGTAATGACAATTTCAGAGGCCGTGGAAACTTCAGTGGTGGTCGAACCTATGTGAGAAACGATAGCTTCAGGGGCCGAGGGAACTTTAGCAGTGGACGTAATGGGGATGGTTATCAACAAGGAAGAGGGAGAGGTAATCGACTTCTTGGCCTGAGTCAGAATACTGGTTCAACGTAG